The Delphinus delphis chromosome 13, mDelDel1.2, whole genome shotgun sequence DNA window TGGGAAGCGTCTTAAATTCGGCAttgccctgccctgggcctggaaCCAAGGTGGTAAAATTCGAGGCCACAGGATTCAAACCCGCACAAACACCTCTAGGTTACGGCCTTTGGGAGGGACACCCTGCATAAACGCTGTAGGGGTCTGGCGCTGCATCCGTGGGGCAGGGGGTCGGGTTGGGTGGAGGGCCACGCAGGGGGCCTCGTCGCACCCCAGCGGGGGCTGCCCGCGCCCCGCAGTGATTTTGCCGGGAAGGAGTCCGAGAGCGGTCCGGACGCCCCCTGGCGGGAGCTCTGGGGACCTTCGCGGAGGGTGGGTGCTTCTTCCCCTGCCCAGTCCACCCGCGACCCTGAGGCCACGCCGGAGCCAGCGAGCCCGGTCCGATAGGAGGGGGAGGAGCAGGGACCGGCCTCCTGGTGCCCCACTTTCCGAGCGCGGGAGAGCCCCTAGCTCCACTCCCAGAGCTCCGCGGTGGTCTTTGAAGGGCCAGGCTTCGCTCCTGCGTACGCCCTCGGCGCCCTGCGACAGCGGCCCGTGTCCCCAGGGCGCACATAGCTCgggccaggagctgggagggagcAGGGTCACCGGCAACGGGTGCTGCCTGATGGAGAGGCCGGGTGACCCGCGAGGGTGCAGCCTGGCCCCGGGTCCCGAGCCTCCGGCCGGGGGCGTGTCCccgcggccccgccccggccccgcccagcAGCGCCGGCCGTGACAGGCGCCGTCGCCTTCGTCCCCGAACCGGAGCAGCAGTCACCGTTGCTGTCTCCGACTCGGTTCAGCCGGTCCCACCGCCGCCACCATGCCCCGGGGGAGCCGCAGCATGGGCGCCCGGGCAGCCAGGTGGGAGCGGGACGAGGGCCCGCAGGGTGGGGTCTGGGGAAGCGCGGCCCCCAAGGACGTGACAGCGTGACCTTGGCGGCTGCTGCGCCATcttggcgggggaggggcggaTGTACCGCAATCAGGCGTCTAAGACGGTGGTCGTCCACCCTCCGGGAGGAGGAGAGGGTGCCTCTCCGGAGCTGCGGGCCCCTGGGGCCGCCGGCCTGGAGTCCGGCCGGGATTAACCCAGCTTCTTCCCATCCCGCAGCCGCAGCGCCGCGCCCCCTGCCCATCCGCCCGCGCACCCGCCGCCCTCGGCCGtggccccggcccccgccccgtcGGGCCAGCCCGGCCTGATGGCGCAGATGGCGACCACAGCCGCCGGAGTGGCCGTGGGCTCGGCTGTGGGACACGTCATGGGCAGCGCCCTGACCGGAGCCTTGAGCGGGGGGAGCTCAGAGCCCGCCCAGGCTGCTGCCCAGCAGGTGAGCAAGGGttcaggggaaactgaggccgccTTCTCTCAAGGCCACTGAGCGGGGAGCTGCTGGAACGTCCAGCGAGGAGTGTCCAGGGTGTCCAGAGCTGCCTCGGCCAGGGACTGTGCCCAAGAAGGGTCCTATTAGTCGCTCTGCTGTTGGTCTCTGGTCACAGGAcggctctccctgcccctcccctgacgCCAAGGTCCCTAGACCCCGTGGACAGACACCAACCAGCCctttaaagatggggaaactgaggcccttaGGGTCTCAgagactggcccaaggtcacctaAACCTAGTAGAAGGGAGGGATGTTGAAGTTCCTGAGTCCGTGTTCTCTCTCCCAGGTAGACCCTTCCTGTAGCCCCTGCACCCAAGGGTGAAGGGTAGCCAGTGACTCTGGATCTGTTCCCTGCTGGCCTGTCCCCCACTGGGCACCCCACCAGTC harbors:
- the CHCHD10 gene encoding coiled-coil-helix-coiled-coil-helix domain-containing protein 10, mitochondrial — protein: MPRGSRSMGARAASRSAAPPAHPPAHPPPSAVAPAPAPSGQPGLMAQMATTAAGVAVGSAVGHVMGSALTGALSGGSSEPAQAAAQQAPARAAPQPQQMGPCAYEIRQFLDCSTTQSDLTLCEGFSEALKQCKYNHGLISLP